The Prochlorococcus sp. MIT 0603 DNA window AGCGGGCCATGAATGGCATGACATACATGCCTTGGCGCCACATAGGATTCAAGACTGGATCACTAGGATCAAATATGGCCAATTCATATAGGGCCATGGAGCCGGCCCAGCCGGCTAGCAAAGCTGTGTGCATGAGGTGCACGGCCAAGAGTCGGCCGGGGTCGTTGATTACGACTGTGTGCACCCGATACCAGGGCAATCCCATGGGTAAAGGTTTCGAATAACGAAGCTGCTTAATGCAGCTAGACCCGATGATCGTAAAGGTTCTTCTAGCCAAGATGGGAAGGTTATGGCCAGCTGCAATGACTGTTGATATTCCAGCAATTTTAAAAATGGACTTTAAACAGTTAAAAAATCAGACTAAATGTCTTTCTTGACAGTTATTTAGCCACGTTTGGCCGAATGAGGAGTCACAATTGAGTTTCCATTTTGTAACTTTTCGAACCATGCCAACTATCCGTTTCGTTAGGGAAGGAAGAGATGTAACTTGTCAAAAAGGCGAAAATCTTCGAGAAGTTATCTTGCGGGAAGGTATTACTCTTTATGGACTTAAAGGCGTATTGGGAAATTGTGGGGGCTATGGGCAATGCATAACTTGCTTTGTTTCTATTGAAGGAGCGAAAAAGGGAGCATTGTCACCTCTTTCAGATATAGAGAAAGAGAAATTAAGTAATCGTCCGTCTAATTGGAGACTTTCTTGCCAAGCGCTCGTTCAATCTTCAGTTGTTGTATTTACGAAACCTCAATCTCCTCCAGGAAATATGCAGGCTTTGATCCAGGAAGCACTATCTAAGGACCTTCCAACTTGAACTCTTTATTTGGGTATTAAAATTGTAACTTTGATAAGTTTCTCGTTACAACATCTAATTCTTCAAGCCTTTTACATTCGAGTTGGCTCTTATCCATTTTATAGTCTTAAGATCTCTTAATTCATTTAGCGGCTTTTTGAGTTCATGGAAACCACCAATTTCGGTTTTATTATCAGCTTGCTTTTCGTTGGAGTTCCAACGATCTTCTTAGTAGGTCTATATATCTCCACTAATGATGGAGAAAAATCAAGCTTCTTCTCTGATTCAGGTAAAGGCAAGCTTGGTCCAAAAAACTAAGTACTTTTTAGAAAGTAGAAATCC harbors:
- a CDS encoding 2Fe-2S iron-sulfur cluster-binding protein, encoding MPTIRFVREGRDVTCQKGENLREVILREGITLYGLKGVLGNCGGYGQCITCFVSIEGAKKGALSPLSDIEKEKLSNRPSNWRLSCQALVQSSVVVFTKPQSPPGNMQALIQEALSKDLPT
- the psbM gene encoding photosystem II reaction center protein PsbM, encoding METTNFGFIISLLFVGVPTIFLVGLYISTNDGEKSSFFSDSGKGKLGPKN